Proteins encoded in a region of the Planococcus citri chromosome 1, ihPlaCitr1.1, whole genome shotgun sequence genome:
- the LOC135831541 gene encoding uncharacterized protein LOC135831541 produces the protein MVLKNPQNYECWVKFCAKNVSQEGKTTFIAVMIKAFKKYFQQVFFDEASNFQVEEGKKGFCRLFSLLMNRISFRNTAACILLNNIMETLLIHRKIDFLKEIYDHSSGKIAKLKCELFARAGSLLKNGQLKDENRKMLIKVIIDFNKRVERVGYEIYSELAYETRLARIKRKH, from the exons ATG gttTTGAAAAACCCACAAAACTATGAatgttgggtaaaattttgtgccaaaaatgtcTCACAAGAAGGCAAAACAACCTTTATCGCCGTTATGataaaagcttttaaaaaatatttccaacaaGTTTTTTTCGATGAggcatcaaattttcaagttgaagaagGAAAGAAAGGATTTTGCCG GTTATTTTCGCTACTAATGAATAGAATAAGCTTTAGAAATACAGCTGCGTGTATATTATTGAATAATATAATGGAAACGTTATTGATCCAccgtaaaatcgattttttaaaggaaatatACGATCATTCAAGTGGGAAAATAGCTAAATTGAAG tgtgAGCTTTTTGCGCGGGCCGGTTCCTTATTAAAAAACGGTCAATTAAAGGATGAAAACCGAAAGATGTTAATCAAAGTAATAATAGATTTTAATAAAAGAGTGGAAAGAGTTG GttatgaaatttactctgaattgGCATATGAGACACGTCTTGCTCGTATAAAACGTAAGCACTGA